From the genome of Argentina anserina chromosome 4, drPotAnse1.1, whole genome shotgun sequence, one region includes:
- the LOC126790097 gene encoding protein At-4/1 isoform X1: protein MAATTDEEMNSLISTVDQIYQDFKTGVAEIQSAKSTCNAEAKRREALEFTCNNLKLENERLTRMYTESLTDLADQLERHSTWQGLKEELKRVRDECLGKEEEHRKAMELVKQECAAKVDELEAQIRGFLVEKAKNEATIDHLRQDLAAHKSHMHVMASRLDQVQLEVETKSDAFEIQDLRDCLAIEQEEKMELNRKLQDLEKEILVSRSKLVQQQGDSNSNGQVETLKSKLMKLRKDNEILKRKLHSDVG, encoded by the exons ATGGCGGCAACCACAGACGAAGAGATGAActctctcatctccaccgtcgaCCAAATCTACCAG GACTTCAAGACCGGCGTAGCCGAGATCCAGTCGGCCAAGTCCACCTGCAACGCCGAGGCGAAGAGGCGCGAGGCTCTCGAATTCACCTGCAACAATCTCAAACTAG AGAATGAGCGGTTGACCAGAATGTACACCGAGTCGCTGACCGACCTAGCGGATCAGCTCGAACGGCATAGCACGTGGCAGGGCTTAAAGGAAGAGCTCAAGAGAGTCAGGGATGAGTGCCTTGGTAAAGAAGAAGAGCATCGGAAGGCGATGGAGTTGGTTAAGCAAGAATGTGCGGCCAAGGTCGATGAATTGGAGGCTCAGATTAG GGGGTTTCTTGTTGAAAAGGCGAAAAATGAAGCAACCATTGATCACCTTCGACAGGATTTAGCTGCACATAAATCCCATATGCATGTTATGGCAAGCAGGTTGGATCAAGTCCAATTGGAAGTGGAAACAAAAT CAGATGCTTTTGAGATCCAGGATTTGAGGGACTGTCTTGCAATTGAACAGGAGGAGAAAATGGAGTTGAATAGGAAACTTCAGGATTTAGAGAAAGAAA TATTAGTCAGTAGGTCAAAGCTTGTTCAACAGCAGGGAGATTCGAATTCAAATGGGCAGGTTGAAACCCTTAAGAGCAAGCTCATGAAGCTGAGGAAGGACAACGAGATCTTAAAGCGCAAACTACATTCAGATGTGGGCTAG
- the LOC126790097 gene encoding protein At-4/1 isoform X2, translating to MAATTDEEMNSLISTVDQIYQDFKTGVAEIQSAKSTCNAEAKRREALEFTCNNLKLENERLTRMYTESLTDLADQLERHSTWQGLKEELKRVRDECLGKEEEHRKAMELVKQECAAKVDELEAQIRGFLVEKAKNEATIDHLRQDLAAHKSHMHVMASRLDQVQLEVETKYAFEIQDLRDCLAIEQEEKMELNRKLQDLEKEILVSRSKLVQQQGDSNSNGQVETLKSKLMKLRKDNEILKRKLHSDVG from the exons ATGGCGGCAACCACAGACGAAGAGATGAActctctcatctccaccgtcgaCCAAATCTACCAG GACTTCAAGACCGGCGTAGCCGAGATCCAGTCGGCCAAGTCCACCTGCAACGCCGAGGCGAAGAGGCGCGAGGCTCTCGAATTCACCTGCAACAATCTCAAACTAG AGAATGAGCGGTTGACCAGAATGTACACCGAGTCGCTGACCGACCTAGCGGATCAGCTCGAACGGCATAGCACGTGGCAGGGCTTAAAGGAAGAGCTCAAGAGAGTCAGGGATGAGTGCCTTGGTAAAGAAGAAGAGCATCGGAAGGCGATGGAGTTGGTTAAGCAAGAATGTGCGGCCAAGGTCGATGAATTGGAGGCTCAGATTAG GGGGTTTCTTGTTGAAAAGGCGAAAAATGAAGCAACCATTGATCACCTTCGACAGGATTTAGCTGCACATAAATCCCATATGCATGTTATGGCAAGCAGGTTGGATCAAGTCCAATTGGAAGTGGAAACAAAAT ATGCTTTTGAGATCCAGGATTTGAGGGACTGTCTTGCAATTGAACAGGAGGAGAAAATGGAGTTGAATAGGAAACTTCAGGATTTAGAGAAAGAAA TATTAGTCAGTAGGTCAAAGCTTGTTCAACAGCAGGGAGATTCGAATTCAAATGGGCAGGTTGAAACCCTTAAGAGCAAGCTCATGAAGCTGAGGAAGGACAACGAGATCTTAAAGCGCAAACTACATTCAGATGTGGGCTAG
- the LOC126790093 gene encoding probable inactive purple acid phosphatase 28 — MGSLSSPPNWYHSFLYITFINALLFFLHSQIPHRLLIGHQPVRLKKNSPNFPLRFRSDGTFKILQVADMHYGNGGLSRCRDVLWSEFLTCSDHNTSLFLRKMIEAEKPDFIAFTGDNIFGSSSIDAAESMLQAFRPATESGIPWAAVLGNHDQESTMVREELMSFLSLMDYSLSQVNPLAEDSLGERMQDIDGFGNYDLRVYGAPGSYLANSSILNLFFLDSGDREIVNGVRTYGWIKESQLRWLHGVSQGHSPDPAHSETAFPPYKPPALAFFHIPIPEIRQLWNKVIVGTFQQGVACSSVNPGVLQTLVSMGDVKAVFMGHDHTNDFCGNLDGVWFCYGGGFGYHGYGRTGWPRRARVMLAELGKGEDKGWRGVERIRTWKRLDDEKLSKIDEQFLWEYRPSQ, encoded by the exons aTGGGCTCCTTGTCGTCCCCTCCGAATTGGTACCACTCTTTTCTCTACATCACCTTCATCAACgccctcctcttcttcctccactCCCAAATCCCTCACAGATTACTCATAGGCCATCAACCCGTAAGACTCAAGAAGAACAGCCCGAATTTCCCTCTTCGCTTCCGCTCCGATGGCACCTTCAAGATTCTCCAG GTGGCGGATATGCATTATGGGAATGGAGGGTTGAGTCGGTGCCGAGATGTGTTGTGGTCAGAGTTTCTGACGTGTTCGGATCATAACACGTCGCTGTTCCTGAGGAAAATGATTGAAGCTGAAAAGCCCGATTTCATTGCTTTTACAG GTGACAATATATTTGGTTCAAGCTCTATCGACGCTGCTGAATCAATGCTTCAAGCATTTCGTCCTGCCACTGAATCAGGCATTCCGTGGGCAGCAGTTTTGGGAAATCACGACCAAGAATCTACAATGGTTCGTGAAGAACTCATGTCATTTCTATCCCTTATGGACTATTCACTTTCACAAGTTAATCCATTAGCTGAAGATTCCTTAGGAGAAAGGATGCAAGACATTGATGGCTTTGGAAACTATGATCTGAGAGTATATGGTGCCCCAGGTTCCTACTTGGCAAATAGCAGCATCCTCaaccttttctttcttgacaGTGGAGACCGAGAGATTGTAAATGGAGTACGAACTTATGGTTggatcaaggaatcacaactCCGTTGGCTCCATGGTGTTTCACAG GGCCACAGTCCAGATCCAGCTCACTCAGAAACTGCTTTTCCTCCATACAAACCACCGGCACTTGCTTTTTTCCATATCCCAATTCCTGAGATCAGGCAGCTGTGGAATAAAGTCATTGTTGGCACGTTTCAGCAAGGAGTGGCATGTTCATCAGTGAACCCGGGAGTATTGCAGACCCTTGTATCCATGGGAGATGTGAAAGCCGTGTTCATGGGACATGATCATACCAACGACTTCTGCGGGAATCTTGATGGTGTTTGGTTCTGTTACGGTGGGGGCTTTGGGTATCATGGTTATGGACGGACGGGGTGGCCAAGAAGAGCTAGGGTCATGTTGGCTGAACTCGGGAAAGGAGAGGACAAAGGCTGGAGGGGAGTTGAGAGGATTAGGACATGGAAGCGTCTTGATGATGAGAAACTGAGCAAGATTGATGAGCAGTTCTTGTGGGAATACCGTCCATCACAATAG